taaacCAATTTGGGTTGATTAAGTGATTAGCTCATTTATgcacttaaataaatattataaatttaaatattgtctCGTGTATATAATAACTCATTAGCCAGCAATAGGGGTGTTTATGGGTCGAGTGAAATTAGGTTTGTTGTCCTGACCTAAACTTGGCCCTAAATATACACCAAGTCTATTTTTTAGACTCTAACCCGACATTAGACCCGATGAAATCTAAATATTTTCGCGTCACAACTATACCAGGTTCAAATCGGATGAAAATCGGGTCTTTAaagttttaacaataatttataaagaAACTTGTTTATAAATAAACTTATTTATGATgcacttatttataaagaagaaaCTTGTTATCGAAAAGTTGATATCCATATTTGAACTTGAATTTGTTTATGAATTCTAAATTAATACTTCTTTgatctattttctaattcaataagtgtgataaaaaataaaataataagtttataattaatatcacataatattgaaataaatttaaaacatatatcttttttaattccCTTAGAATGTACATGGCATAGTTATCAGAGTTGAACCGACAATCAACCCAGTAAAAATACTGAATCATTGGGTTAGTGGTTCAACTGATGAATTAGTAGTCAAACCGTTTAACTcagtaataattaaataaatatataaaactataatataatatttattgaaaaataaaaattaatgtttaatatttcatattatttaaatttaaataaattatatataaatttcattAGCTCGTTGTTTTTAtgtgatatatataattatataaattattagccTTTAATTTAATAGGGCAAttcacttatttaaataaaatggcAGAATCCtttacctaaatatgcaaaacGGATTGTTGTTTCGTGCATGTGCAAAAACCCTACTCTATGTAATCCGTGGCAACCCACCACGGTTTCCGAAACGTGCATAAACCGTGGCAGGTCCCAACGGTTTAGGGTGAAAAATTATTGAGTGTAAACCGTGGGAGGTCCCAGCGGTTTACGAAGGAGGCGTGGCAGGCATAAACCGTGGTAagtcaccacggtttatgagGAACATGGATTACACATAAAACCCGGTAACCCACCGCGGTTTATGTGTGTGGAGCTATATAAGTAATCCGCTGAAGGCTGGGACGGATCATTTGCATCATCACAAAAAAAAGGAAGGTCTTCCTGTGTTGAGAGGATTTGAAAAAACTTTGGAGGTGTGAAGGAGGAGTGGGTGGTGGAGCCAATGGAGGGTGAGGATCGCTTATACCGATTAAATGGTGTCGCTCACGTGGCAGGATATATCGACGAAGAGGTTAGttactattattgttattattgttatgttATCATGAGTGCATAGTATTCGTAGCTTCATTGTTTATTACACAATAAGAGAATCAATGAATTTAATGTAggaattctaataatttttatgaaaattatgtttggtgttgtttGTAATGGTTGTATGTTAAGGGATTTTGTTACCCACGTTTTGCAGCCTAGTAGGGTTATTAGCGCCGTTAGAAGGCAGCAGAATATGCCCTTACATGACCGGATTATACCGTATCTGGAGACTGCGGGCTTGTATCATCTGGCTAGGCTAAACAGTCAGTGGTTCTGGGTTGATGAGTCTCTCCTTAGCGCATTTATTGAGCGGTGGCGTCCGGAGACCCACACATTCCACATGTCGTTTGGTGAGTGCACCATTACTTTGCAGGATGTCGCGTATCAGCTGGGTTTGCCGATTGATGGTGCGCCCGTTAGTGGGTGCCTGACTGAGTTTGAGAATCTGATGGAACACGGTAGACCAGCATGGGTGTGGTTCCGGGAGTTGTTCGGGGAGTTACCTCCACAGAGTAAAGTCAAGCAGATGACAGTGTGCTACACATGGTTCCACGAGAGGTTCCGGGTTCTCCCTGCAGATGCTACTGATGAGACCGTGCGTGTATACGCACGCGCTTATATCCTGATGCTGTTGTCGTCTCAGCTGTTTGCGGACAAGAACGCAAACCGGGTCCACCTTCGCTGGTTGCCTTATTTGGCATCATTAGGTCCACCTTCGATGGTTGCCTTATTTGGCATCATTGGACGACTTGGGCAGATATAGCTGGGGCTCGGCTGCACTGGCCTGGTTGTATAGGTGTCTTTGTCGTGGTACAAACAGGAACGTCGTTAACTTGGGTGGGCCGCTACAGCTACTACAgtcttggattttctggaggttTCCCACTCTGAGACCCACTGATTTTGACCGGTTCGGGTTTCTTCTTGCTTCCAGGTAGGGTTTAGTATTTTCCGTTCATAAATTGTAAAAACAGCATGTGTTATGGTTTGTTTTGACatcatttcaattaaaattgtaGGTGGGCTGAGTTTGTGCCGAGGAACGATGCAGGGGCACAGAGATTAGTTTCCACACACCTTGCACTGGATCGACTGCGTGTCCACGATGTGAGTCATTTATTTATTGCTGATACTTGAACTACTTTTTCTTAGATGTCATTGTCTCATGAAACTCTTGCTGTTTCGATATAGTTTGTGTGGGAGCCTTATTCTTCTATTGATGTTGCTGCTGTTATTCATCCGGAGATACTAGCTGACGAGCACCGACGGCTATGGACGGCCGTCACTAGCCTGATATATTTTGCTGCAATCGAGTGGCACCAGGTCGATAAGGTTCTACCCCAGTTCGGTAGTGTTCAGCATCTCCCACAGCCAGCTCTGAACATAGATTGGCTACATGCGAAGGATGGTAGGGGTGGGGACCGGTGGTTTCCCACGTATTATCAAGAGTGGCACCAGCTTTGGGAGAACAGGCTTCAGTCAGTCATATGGGTCGATCGAGTCCTCGACCCCGGTCCATCAGCAGAGTACCTTGAGTGGTGGTGCCATGTGGCGCACAAGTTCCTATCCCCAGATGTAGCATTTCAGGATCCGAGGCCGATTGTGTTGATTGAGGAGGCGCGTCACAGAGGGTCGTCCCAGGCACCTCCTAGAGTGCACGTTTATGACAGACCAGATAACAGACGAGTCGATCGGCGTCGCCGTATAGGGACCCGGACCACCGATCGCGAGTGGAGGGAGTTTGCCGACCGTTTGGAGGAGGAAGTTCCACGTGATGAGCCTGGGGATGCAGTGGACTACCGTGTTCCTCGACGTAGAGGCAGACGGCCACCTGCACGGCCTAACCGTCGAGGTGCGGGTGACAGAGGACCATTCGAGCAGGGTGACGGCACTCATCACGTGCCCGGTGAGGAGGTAGTTGGATCAGCATCAGCTATGGATCAGCCGACGTTCGACGTGGGTACTAGCTCTCAGCTGTTTGGGAATGTGACCCCACATGCCTTTGCTGAGTTTACTACCGCTGCTGTCGGGATGGACATTGATGATCCTGTTACTGAGTTCGAGTTCTACAGGGACATAGCAGACATGCTTAGGGATGATGATGATACCCATTATAGGCTACAGATGCCTGAGGAGCATGCCCAGTTTGCTGATCAGCAGCCACGGAGTGACGATGTTCAGGCTCAGTTGGCAGTTGACCTCAACGAGCCTGCAGTATCTCCGTCTGACCCATGGTTTGCGTTAGGAGGGACACCTGCCTCTGCTTTCAGCGCGGTTCCTGCACAAGAAGAATGACCACGACTCTGTATTTtcgccctccacaagggcaaaTGCTATCGGGACGATGTTCGAGTTCCCGTCCTGAGCTATCGCCAACAGCAGCGTCCCTCCATACTTCCCATACAAGTGGGTACCATCAATACTGACGATGGGCTTGCAATGCCGGAATGCCTCGATACAGGGTGGAAATGTCCAGAAAAGCCGGTGAAAGTACACCGTGGACTCATCAACCCCACCACCAATCCGAACAGGAGACGTCTTCAGCACCGTGATTGTTCCCGGCATTGTCGCCTGGACCCTTAGCATCCAACGTGGCAACTCCGCGTAAGACTCTTCCCAATCTCCATATATTTGTGCCACTGCCTTCTGCTTAGCCATCCAAACCTTCCTGTAACTAGGCCTGAAACCGTAATCGGCTTCTGTCGCTTGTTGAAATACCTTTACCGTAACCGCAGCATCTGCCCTAACCATAGGAAGAATCCTCGCACAGATAACGTGGTAATCCAGCTGACGGTGATCACTTGAAATAGAAGTTGCGAGGCATGTGTGTGACCCGTTGTACCTCCTAACCTCCCAAGTGCCCTTTCGTGCACGAAGCGCTACACGAATCAACCAACTACAACCCTTGTCGAATTCCTTGCATTTTCCATGATACTTCAAATGATCTGATTCGATGACTCTGTACTCAACACCTCGCCGGATGCTATAGTCCTTGACACTCAGCACAGCTTCATCTTTACTCTGGAATGATTGCCCAATCTGAAATTCTGTAGAAGATCCCCTCAATGTGTTACTACCGTCTTCCTGTTGACTAAGAGCATCCAAGTTTAGTGTGGAGAAGTGTGGAGGGTACTGATGAGAACCAGAACTTGAAGGCCGATGCTGCGCATGTGGATCGCCACCTGTGTCATTGTCGCTGTCACCAACGATATCAACAGGCTCCTGGTCAGACTCATCGTCACGCATTGCATTCTCTACTTGATCAGGTCCACCAAAGTCTTCGATATAAGGTACCAGGCCACCACCGGTGCCCACAACGTGGGGAGGCTCAATGACTGCTGCATTCTCCAAAGGTACAGAACCAACAACCTCCGTTCGGTCTAAATCAGCCGCAAACGAAGGTGATTGAACTGGCGAAAAGATACGGTCTGACCGCAGGCATCGAACTAGATGCACCACCTGCGGCAGTTGGGCTAGGAACTGGAGCGGATGCCCTAGAACTATCGACACCAACCTCCAACTTCGCGAACAACTCATGGATTCTGATCTCCGAAAAACTCCTTACACAGTAGAACAAAACCCTAATATCTTCATCAGCCTTAACTGCAAAGGTTTCATACTGAACACCGGTCGAGACAACCGCCATGGGAATCTTGTAGAATAGTTTCTTCACCCACTTGCTACCCAACACGCCAAGCTTCTCCAAGATGCTGTTCTTCAAATCTGACAAACTCATCGACGAACGGATAAAAATACTCAGTGGTTCTCTGTCGGTAAACTTCACACCTtggcttttgcttttttttattttcccagAGCAATGCAATAAGGCAAGAAAACTCTCTTCCTCACTAGCCATTGTGAGAATGATCTCTTATGGAGCTTGAATCACCCACATATATATAGAGTTCCCGTCATTGTAAACCGTGAGAACCTACAAGGTTTTCTGGCCATAATTGAACCCACATAAACCGTTGTAACTCGCAAGGGTTTATGACCAGTTCAGTTTCAtcataaaccgtggtgactTACCACGGTTTATGCATGCCACGCCTCCTTCGTAAACCGCTGGAACCTGCCACGGTTTATACACATTTCAGAAACCGTGGTGGGTTGCCACAGATTACATAGAATTGGGTTTTTGCACATGCACGTAACAACAATCTGTTTTGCACATTTAGGTAAAGGTTTCGACCATTTTATTTAAATCGGTAAATTGCCCAATTTAATAGGTCTataatctaaaaataataaaaaaagttacatatagataaaattaaaagtaaaaataattagttgataataaataaaaaaccatCAAAActttaaaagagaaataaatatatataagttgaattacataaataaacatatgaagttaaaattattctaataaaatatgaattaatgTAAAGTTACAAGTTTGGAGCATTACTCATGAGAACTTAGTGATTATATATTCTATAATTAGCATATAATAGAATAAGAACATGCCTGGCTTAGTAGTATAAGAGCTACACCCTTAGACAATCCTTCCAGGTTCGAAGGCGCGCAGGTCAGTGGCTGAATTGTACCGGTCGAACATTATGGATCATCGAATTCTTTTCATCTTTATTTTGAAAGCACTTGGAAGAAGTTTAAATCTGTTTAATTCTTTGCATCTTTATTTTGGAAGCACTTGGAAGaagtttaaatttgttttttttgtagTTTCACATTTCTTCAAACGCTTCACGTTTTTAGGAAATTAGTTATAGCAATTATGTTTAGTAAATCTATAGAAATCGCCGCCAAGTCTTgcaatttttttgaattcaaaacaactcaacaacctttatttattattttttttaaatcttaaatagGAAAGATCTCAACAACTAAGTAGGTAGAGTAGAGTACAAAGAGTACTCAATGATTATGAAATAAGATAAATACTAACTATTATTTCTAATTAATGATCAATCTGCATCAAAAAATCAGGAAAAGCAAAAACCATGAACAATAAAAAAGAGGATCAGAAgagaaagacaaaagaaaaattatttttcttatacaATTATTAATCttcaaaaagacaaaaatatctCTCTTCTATTCACATAAAAGATAACTTTTTTTAAGCATCTTTATTTTGGAAGTACTTGGAAGAAGTTTAAATTTGCTTTTCTGTAGCTTCACATTTCCAAGTGTTTCAAACGCTTCACATTTCTGGAAATTAgttataacaataatatttagTGAATTCATAAAAGTAGCCACCAAGTCTTGCAACTTTTTGGATTCAAAATAACacaacaatttttatttataattttttttaatcttagaTAGAAAAGATCTCAACAACTAAATAGGTACAATGAAATACAAAGAATACTCGATGAttacaaaataagataaatattaaCTACCGTTTTTAATTAAtgatcaatatatattttaatttttagcacTGATCTGAGATGGGTGGAGAGAATAGTGTagatagaaagaagaagagtaaaaaaaatataagtgatGATGAGACAACCGTATCAgagaatcagagagaataaaaaATCGTGAACGGTGAAAAGAGGATCAAAAGggaaagataaaagaaaaattgtttCTCTTGTACaaagacaaaaatatctttCTTTATTGACACAGGTACGTTACTTTTCATAAgtataaatcctaaaaatatttgAAGGTTGTAAAAGGCTTAGAGAATGGGGAGTTGAATCTATgaccttcttttattttaatgaaataacccttttaaaacaaactttcaATTTGAATCTGTTTGAAATCAGCAGCGGAAAaattatgagacaatttatttttatctcatgaatatcagaaaatagaacagagcaaggaagagagaagttgacaccatcatgtatcctggttcagttgccttatacaatgcaacctacatccgaTCTCTACCACAACAGTGGTGGAATTTCtactatagttaaagtattacatacaccaaatCCACAAgattgacacaatcctttcacTCTCAAGTTTTAACTTAACTTGACTTGattatgctaatacctaactcttcactcttagtgctaacctaACTAAGAAAAGGGTACCTTactggtacaagatacaagaccaGACTCAACcaaaagaaatctgaaatcatTCTAGACTTTTCACTCAAGTGTATTTCTCTGCCTCTTTCAACTCTTAGTCTCTTTCAATGACTATTTTATTCAGCCTTTTACCttaagaaattacagaaagataaatattgaaaagaaaattacaatctgTAAACCATGAAGGAGATTAACGCTTCAACaacctctttgctatgtgatgAACCAGATTTGCTTGCCTCTGATTTAGTTCTTCATTCTGGCAGAATGCCCCTTTGACTAGGAAGCACTGTCCAAGTTGATGAACTTCTTATGAGAAGAGCTTCTTCAGAGAACTCTTCTCAGAACATAAACCTCAAAACACTGGTTATCTCTCCTTAGCTTCAGAATCATGAAAAATCTTCTTTTGTATCTCCTTGTATGTTGCTGAGTTGCTCTCTCCTAGGTCAACCCTCGAGTTGTGTGCTTCACCAACTCACCATCTCACTTTTTCCAGTTAATCCTCAAAATAGGAACTTTGGTTCTGACCCCTTTTTGTTGACCGAAAGCCACAGGAAAGCAgaaacaaatattttcaatggtaaacccagatcttagccattgaaatactacttggtccccaagacacATATTTGACCATAGATTCACAACAGTGTTGAACAGAGATCGTCTTTCCTATGTATCCCAATTTGGGATGGCAGAGAGttgaaaatgaagaaaagaaaatgagatgcatgtagaagaaaataaatcaCCTTTAGCTTCTAACTTCTCTTGATACAATTTGATGTGGGTGATTAGACTTCAACCTTTCTTGCttaaccttctctttctttcttcttcggtGAATAGCTTAGGAACTAAGCTCTCTATCACTTCTCTTATTTCTGACCAAGAGAAAAAAGGTGAGCGTTGCTTTTGGTGAAAGCAAATTAGAGGGATTAGCTTGAGAGACGAGATCGGGCTTGGGTTGGTTATCATCTCAAGTTCAGCCCATTTGTTCCTTGCTTTGTTTTCTTTGGGTTTCTATTGATTTGCAACCCACCagccttgtttttattttcattcaattgGGCTGCTGTTGTATATTGATTTTTGGCCTGCATCACTACTCAACcagaataataaaaaactaattggGTAATTAGCCCAATAAtttaatgtttgtcatcatcaattatgttcgttaatttcttaactcaacaatctcccccttgatgataAAGATAATTGAAACATTAACCAAaggaattgaattttgaattgagTTGAGAAACTTCTCTTTGATTTATGTTACTTGATTTAGTGTTACTCCCCCTTTCCTTTTCAAGGGTATCTCCCCCTAGATTTAtgctcttttcttcctttttgttTGTTATACTTGTAGAGAATACAATAAAGAGCTATACACAATATAACTTGACTAAGGGATATTACATAACTAGCAACATAAATCCAGTCCCAATATTTAACATGTCATGTCAGCACCAAAACAGAGCATCAAGTTTGACAAGGGCAAACCAGCAACATATCATATAAAGtaagttcaaattttcatgCCTAAAAAATCACAGCAGTAGAAAAGTTTGCAAATCAAATTCTCGAAGAAAAAATAGCAGCAGCAATCAGAATTCACCCTAAGAAAATCACAAAACTCATGCTACTCATGCTACTACTCCCCCTTTATCATCAAGGGTGGAAAACAGTCAAGATCAAGTAAAATTCACACCTTAAAACCTGCAAGAAAGTGTTAATGCACAGTCTAAAATGCcaaattaatttaaagtaaATACAGTAGTAGTTAAAGTATTACAATCATCCGAAATAATAGAAAGTAGTTCAAAAGTAACAACAGAAACagttttcatgagacaaaagTGAGCAGACAATAGCAGCTTCATGAGACAAATTTAGGTATCTGAACCGTTTCCCTCTGAATCAGCTTTCTCTTCAGCATCAGTGGCAGGATCCTCATGTTGTTGGAGATTGTCAATGAATTTCATGAAGACAGCCATTCGATCTCTTGATTTTCGGAGAAAATTCTCATGCTTgcttgctagcttcctttgttCCTTACTCATGGCAATCATATGATTAGATTGGGAGACAAATTCTTGGACCACATCTCTAACAACATTAAACAGAGCATATTTTTGTCCAGTGGAGATGGAAGTGCCTTTagtggaaggaggaggagaatcCTTAGGAATGaactcatcatcttcatcatctagAACCACCCTCTTACAGTGAGTAGGTCCTTTATGCTATTTCACTGAACCACCCCCTTTTAGATATGAATGTCTATTTTCATAATCCTCATTGGACAAGTCAACACCAAAATGCTCAAAAATACAAGTTAGAAACATGTCGTAAGGAAGGGCTTTGTCTTTCTCACTTCTAAAAGAGTCAAACATGTATCTAACCATCAAATAAGTAAAAGAAATTTATGTTTCAGTGAGCAGGGCATACAAAACAAGAGTGTCAGTATAAGATATCCTTTGATATGAACTATTTTGAGAAAGGATGACATAATTTACTATACGCCATCAATCAGAGAAATATCTTCACAAATATGAGCCAAAGCATCATTGAAAGAGATACCAAATCTTTCATCCCACTTAACAGAGGTATAAGCACAAGCCCCAACATCAGTATATTTCAATGAATCACTGAttgtttcattatttaaaataatgtcTCGACCCTTAACATAAGAATGAACACTGCCCTCATGATATGTCATGTTAgcataaaattctttgaccAAAAGAGGGTAAACAGGTTTTTTGATGTTAAAGAGATTGTTCCGGTctataaattccaaattttcaataaatagaaaacctttctttttcagATTTCACATATCAGCAAGAAAAGAGGGACACAGAGTACGGTACTTAATAACTCCTTCATAAAAGTCATTATTCATGGATGACTTAAATCTGTAAGGGTTATAGTTGGAGTGAGATGTCATGAAGTGAGATTTATGTGTAAAAGGATCAATGTCTGGTTCTCTAACTAACTTAAGAGGGAGTCGAGGTTTACCTCTCTGAGATCGCAAGGGAACAGACCTTGTCTTAGGTTGAGTGGGCTCAGAGGTAGGTTCGGCAGATGGGTGTTTCCCTTTCGAAAAGCTTGGCTTTGACGAACCAGGTTTAGAAGGAGGTTCCTTTGGTGGTGGCGTTTGCTTGGCTGAAGGTGGAAACCTTGAGGGGTTCTTAGTGCGAGCCATTGGATCCGACCAAGGAGGTAaggtaggaggagaaggagaaggagtgAAAGTTCGGTCTTGAGAACGGGTGGAAGGTTTTTGTTTTGCAGGAAGCTTGAATATCTTTTCACGTGGTGGCTTTTGTGAAACCATTTTCTTCCTCATTTAGGTGGTTTCTAACTTTGAACAAAGAGAAGCAATAAAGGTAGTGCGGGAAACTGAAGAGTTTGAGGAGGAGTTATAGAGGAGAGGAAGAAGTAttggtaaccgtacccaaaagAAATTTCTTaaaccatgcaactgcatcacTTCTGATTTGACTTGAAAGGACTTGACATCACAaagagaaagatttgattttattgaaaactaaaaaagaaattaattttaaaatatgaaactctTTTGGACttaaaagacaaaaagaaataaactaaaacACACAAGccaacaaaaacaagaaaaatatgtAGCATTCATATTGGGCCCAGAGATGGTTTGGTTTAAGGAAACATATTGGACCACCCATGTTCAGATTTTTTAGGTTGGCCCAGATGATTCTGTTCGTGCAACAAGGCTAGAGAATGCTGATTGGAGAAAAGGTTCTTCATTTGCCCAGAATTCTCTCATACatgtttatgagacaaaaactCCAACAACCACATTAGCAACTTTCAAACAATGAATCATAGCTTAAAATCCCTAGACTAGTCCTAAGCATGCAAAATCTGTCATCAGCTAGTGGTTTAGTGAAAATATCAGTTAATTGCTCctctgatttaacaaattgaatgctaaTATCCCCCTTTTgaacatgttctcttattgagtgaaatctCACTTCAATATGTTTAGTCCTAGAGtgtaaaactggatttttagaaatattaatggcactcatattatcacacaacaagggaatattttcagcatttaGTTTGTAATCAGCAAGCTGTGTTTTTTACCACATaagctgagaacaa
The genomic region above belongs to Arachis duranensis cultivar V14167 chromosome 3, aradu.V14167.gnm2.J7QH, whole genome shotgun sequence and contains:
- the LOC107480168 gene encoding extensin-like — its product is MRKKMVSQKPPREKIFKLPAKQKPSTRSQDRTFTPSPSPPTLPPWSDPMARTKNPSRFPPSAKQTPPPKEPPSKPGSSKPSFSKGKHPSAEPTSEPTQPKTRSVPLRSQRGKPRLPLKLVREPDIDPFTHKSHFMTSHSNYNPYRFKSSMNNDFYEGVIKYRTLCPSFLADM
- the LOC107480167 gene encoding uncharacterized protein LOC107480167, which codes for MSLSDLKNSILEKLGVLGSKWVKKLFYKIPMAVVSTGVQYETFAVKADEDIRVLFYCVRSFSEIRIHELFAKLEVGVDSSRASAPVPSPTAAVQSPSFAADLDRTEVVGSVPLENAAVIEPPHVVGTGGGLVPYIEDFGGPDQVENAMRDDESDQEPVDIVGDSDNDTGGDPHAQHRPSSSGSHQYPPHFSTLNLDALSQQEDGSNTLRGSSTEFQIGQSFQSKDEAVLSVKDYSIRRGVEYRVIESDHLKYHGKCKEFDKGCSWLIRVALRARKGTWEVRRYNGSHTCLATSISSDHRQLDYHVICARILPMVRADAAVTVKVFQQATEADYGFRPSYRKVWMAKQKAVAQIYGDWEESYAELPRWMLRVQATMPGTITVLKTSPVRIGGGVDESTVYFHRLFWTFPPCIEAFRHCKPILRTGTRTSSR